DNA sequence from the Sandaracinaceae bacterium genome:
GTCGGACGGACGCGTCAAGGAGCTGTGGCCCACCCGCGCGGGGGAGCGCATGGTCGGCAAGATCCGTGGCTGGAACGACGCGTGGATCGGCTTCGTCACCACCGACCTGAGCGAACGTGAGCGAGCCACGTTCATGCAGGCCCTCGGCAAGCTCGTCCTACGCGCGAAGGAGGCCGACCCCGCCGCGTTTGGCGTGTGAGTCGCCGCCAACGCACGCTCGCGCGCTAGCTGCGTGTGGCTTCGTACACGCGGAAGCGTCCCGTCTCGGCCAGCACGCGGTGCGCGCCGAAGGCCTGGTCGAGCGCATCGCGGTACGGCAGGAATGCGTTGGCCACCAGGGTCAGCCGCCCGCCTCGCTCGAGACGTGCAGGTGCTTCGCGGATCAGTCGGTCCGCGACGTCGTACGACGTCCCGACGCCGTCATGGAACGGAGGGTTGCTGAGGATCCAGTCGTAGCGCCCAGCGGTCGCGCCGTACACGTCGGAGCCGTACGTCACAGCGGACCCGTCTGGCAGGCCGAGGTCCGCGAGCGTGGCGCGGGCGGCCTCGACGGCGAGCGCGTCCACGTCCACCAGCTCCACGCGCAGCCCTCGTTGCAGCAGGCCCCGCGCACCCGCAGCACGCGCCAAGGCGGCCCCCAGCACGCCGCTGCCACAGCCCACGTCCAGCACACGCTTCGCGTCGTCGAGAGCGCCGGCGTCGATGGCGGGGGCGATGGCCTGCAGCAGCAGCGCGGTGCCCTCGTCGAGCTTCTCCGCACCATAGACCCCCGGGTACCACACACAGCGCAGTGGTCCGCCCGGGACGTCCACGGTGACGGCGCGGGCGTAGACATCGACCCCGTGCGTCTGCGTTGCTTCCGGCGCCCGTGGACGACGCGCTGCCACGCACTGGGCGTGCCCGCCGCTGCTCACACCCAGGGGCTCGGTGAAGCGCGCGTTGACGGCCTCGCGGATGGAGCGGATGCCCTCGCGCTTGCCGCCCACCACACGCAGCTCTCCCGCGGGCCCCAGCGCCCGTTGCGCCTGGTCCAGCAGCCAGTGTTGACGCGCCTTGCCCTTGGGGAGGTACATCAACGCGAGGTCGAAGCTCCCCGCCGTGTCTTCACTCGCTGAGCCCGTCCAGAGCGTGGCGAAGGCGGTGCGCCGCATGTCGAACGTGCGGGCGTGGATCGCTACCAGGTCGGACCCGGCAGCCGCGCGCACCGCGGCCACGGCGGTGTCCTCTGGAGGGTCCAGCAGCAACACGCGACCCCGCACGGGGTCGGCCGTCAACAACCGCGTCGCACCGTGCTCGCCCGCCGCCACGATGGAGAAGACCGACTAGAGGCCCGACGACTTCAGCGACTGGTTCTGCGCGGGCGTCA
Encoded proteins:
- a CDS encoding class I SAM-dependent methyltransferase encodes the protein MTADPVRGRVLLLDPPEDTAVAAVRAAAGSDLVAIHARTFDMRRTAFATLWTGSASEDTAGSFDLALMYLPKGKARQHWLLDQAQRALGPAGELRVVGGKREGIRSIREAVNARFTEPLGVSSGGHAQCVAARRPRAPEATQTHGVDVYARAVTVDVPGGPLRCVWYPGVYGAEKLDEGTALLLQAIAPAIDAGALDDAKRVLDVGCGSGVLGAALARAAGARGLLQRGLRVELVDVDALAVEAARATLADLGLPDGSAVTYGSDVYGATAGRYDWILSNPPFHDGVGTSYDVADRLIREAPARLERGGRLTLVANAFLPYRDALDQAFGAHRVLAETGRFRVYEATRS